The Sinomonas sp. P10A9 genome includes a window with the following:
- a CDS encoding helix-turn-helix domain-containing protein, with protein sequence MQDVVVIEDAAAAAASLDPLRARLLRELATPSSAASLAARVGLPRQKVNYHLRSLEEHGLVALVEERRKGNVMERVLQATAAAYVISPAALAVVQPDPEHLRDRFSAYWLLALAARLVREVGRLLSGAVAAKQPLATFAVDGEITFASAASRADFAEELAAEVARLAKKYHEPEAPGGRKHRLVVALHPTLREDQNQPKEVQP encoded by the coding sequence ATGCAAGATGTCGTCGTGATCGAGGATGCGGCCGCGGCCGCCGCGAGTCTTGACCCGCTCAGGGCGAGGCTCCTGCGGGAGCTGGCCACGCCGTCGTCCGCCGCCAGCCTCGCCGCGAGGGTGGGCCTGCCGCGGCAGAAGGTCAACTACCATCTGCGTTCGCTCGAGGAGCACGGGCTCGTGGCGCTCGTCGAGGAGCGGCGCAAGGGCAACGTCATGGAGCGCGTGCTCCAGGCCACGGCTGCCGCGTACGTCATCTCGCCCGCGGCGCTCGCGGTGGTCCAGCCCGACCCCGAGCACCTCCGCGACCGCTTCAGCGCCTACTGGCTCCTGGCCCTCGCCGCGCGGCTCGTGCGCGAGGTGGGGCGGCTGCTCTCGGGAGCCGTCGCGGCCAAGCAGCCGTTGGCCACCTTTGCGGTCGACGGCGAGATCACCTTCGCGTCCGCGGCCTCACGGGCCGACTTCGCAGAGGAGCTCGCTGCCGAGGTGGCGCGGCTGGCCAAGAAATACCACGAACCAGAGGCGCCAGGCGGACGGAAGCACCGCCTCGTCGTCGCGCTTCATCCGACCCTCAGAGAAGACCAGAATCAACCCAAGGAAGTGCAGCCATGA
- a CDS encoding SRPBCC family protein yields the protein MTENHPFEIVQDVELAAAPERIWKAVTDDTAAWMFPTDQWPAVRTVDERPAHLVTRMEGPDGWFNQLEHVITEGPDGAHLHYVHSGVLTDNWEQQYDGAAKHTAFYLHTLGEYLTHFDGRAVVFVDVQGPDGATAPDAFEAFLASFGLSGVIPGEKKDLDVPGLGPVEATVDYANEYFLGLRTAAAMVRVFGRNLLGDRVGLTVHDFSLGSGDPVGGGTTADDAARSALADHHAAAWGAYLRKLYA from the coding sequence ATGACCGAGAACCATCCCTTCGAGATCGTCCAGGACGTTGAGCTGGCCGCCGCGCCGGAGCGGATCTGGAAGGCCGTCACCGACGACACCGCCGCGTGGATGTTCCCGACCGACCAATGGCCGGCCGTGCGAACCGTCGACGAGCGCCCCGCGCACCTCGTGACCCGCATGGAGGGACCGGACGGCTGGTTCAACCAGCTCGAGCACGTCATCACCGAGGGACCGGACGGCGCTCACCTGCACTACGTCCATTCCGGCGTCCTCACCGACAACTGGGAGCAGCAGTACGACGGCGCCGCCAAGCACACCGCCTTCTACCTCCACACGCTCGGCGAGTACCTCACGCACTTCGACGGCCGCGCCGTGGTTTTCGTGGACGTCCAGGGGCCCGACGGCGCGACCGCGCCCGACGCCTTCGAGGCCTTCCTCGCCTCGTTCGGGCTCAGCGGCGTGATTCCCGGCGAGAAGAAGGATCTGGACGTGCCCGGCCTCGGGCCAGTCGAGGCGACTGTTGACTACGCCAACGAGTACTTCCTCGGCCTGCGCACTGCGGCTGCGATGGTGCGTGTGTTCGGCCGCAACCTCCTCGGCGACCGCGTGGGCCTGACCGTCCATGACTTCTCGCTCGGGTCCGGCGACCCGGTCGGTGGCGGCACCACCGCGGACGACGCCGCGCGGTCGGCCCTCGCGGACCACCACGCCGCCGCGTGGGGCGCCTACCTCCGGAAGCTCTACGCCTAG
- the mgtA gene encoding magnesium-translocating P-type ATPase yields MSTETVSERLQLAVAEAAAMPAQGVLAALGTSVRGLTEEEAARRLAQGANVLEAHRVSWFHVLVRQFASPLQALLVAAAAMSFATGDQLNATIIIAILLGSALLGFANEFRAEKTAADLHERISHTVVVVRDGAERQLPVRELVAGDIIRIGLGNIVPADARVLEAIGLEADEGVLTGESAAVEKSADPVPEGPGGARPDLADLTDCLLMGTVIHAGSARAVVTATGHETEFGRIAAGLAQGVPETGFQRGLKEFSLMLLWVGVFLTVGILVINLLLQRPFLDSVLFSLAIAVGITPQLLPAVVSTSLAAGSRLLAKRGVLVKRLLAIEDLGNLDVLITDKTGTLTEGRIGFEEAVPAAGTPAGVSSDDAVRRLTELALLCCEVDPAVPGATGAGQNPVDEALWEAFPDLPAGLTDRTRRSIRPFDHETRTMETVVASALGPVRILKGAPEAVITACTNVSDEDRGALDELFRRGARVVAVASGPASADGTHDAAAPLTLDGFLSFFDRPKADARASLARLASLAVDLKVATGDNALVAEHVVSVLKMDPGTTLTGTEIEAMDDDALAAAAPGARIFARVSPEQKARIVTVLRRTHSVGFLGDGVNDALALNRADVGISVDSATDVAKDAADVVLLEKDLDVLADGVMGGRRIFANTIKYLLMGTSSNFGNMFSAATASAFLSFLPMLPGQILLNNLLYDSSQLAIPTDEVDREQLRKPAHWDIAGIRRFMIAFGPISSLFDFATFGLMLWVFQAAPEEFRAGWFVESLATQTLIVFVIRTRRIPFLRSRASAALTASVLTVVAIGAILPYTPIGDVVGFRPLPADFFLALVGMVLLYLVLVETAKHFYYRAEDARAAREAPTRAKEFAAAKAVGLHHGHARVRRRAAPFVVHTGRPRFRRPPVNGRAAGPR; encoded by the coding sequence GTGAGCACAGAGACGGTCTCGGAGAGACTTCAGCTGGCGGTCGCGGAGGCCGCGGCCATGCCGGCGCAGGGAGTCCTGGCAGCGCTGGGGACCTCGGTGCGCGGCCTGACCGAGGAGGAGGCCGCGCGGCGCCTCGCGCAGGGCGCGAACGTGCTTGAGGCCCATCGTGTGAGCTGGTTCCACGTGCTCGTGCGGCAGTTCGCGAGCCCGCTCCAGGCGCTTCTGGTGGCCGCCGCGGCCATGTCCTTCGCAACGGGGGACCAGCTCAACGCGACCATCATCATCGCGATCCTCCTCGGCAGTGCGCTGCTCGGATTCGCCAACGAGTTCCGCGCCGAGAAGACCGCGGCGGACCTCCACGAGCGGATCTCCCACACCGTTGTGGTAGTTCGCGACGGTGCAGAGCGCCAGCTCCCCGTGCGCGAGCTCGTTGCAGGGGACATCATCAGGATCGGCCTCGGCAACATCGTCCCCGCCGATGCCCGCGTGCTCGAGGCCATAGGCCTCGAGGCGGACGAGGGCGTCCTCACGGGCGAGTCCGCCGCCGTCGAGAAGTCCGCGGACCCTGTTCCCGAGGGCCCTGGTGGCGCCCGACCGGATCTCGCCGACCTGACCGACTGCCTCCTCATGGGCACCGTGATCCATGCGGGCTCGGCCCGCGCGGTCGTCACTGCGACGGGCCACGAGACCGAGTTCGGCAGGATCGCCGCGGGGCTCGCCCAGGGCGTGCCGGAGACGGGATTCCAGCGGGGACTCAAGGAGTTCTCGCTCATGCTCCTGTGGGTCGGAGTCTTCCTCACGGTCGGCATCCTCGTCATCAACCTGCTCCTGCAGCGGCCATTCCTCGACTCAGTCCTGTTCTCCCTCGCGATTGCGGTGGGCATCACTCCGCAGCTGCTGCCCGCCGTCGTGAGCACCTCCCTCGCCGCCGGCTCGCGGCTCCTCGCAAAGCGCGGCGTCCTGGTCAAGCGGCTCCTCGCCATCGAGGACCTCGGCAACCTCGACGTCCTCATCACGGACAAGACGGGGACGCTCACCGAAGGCCGGATCGGCTTCGAGGAGGCCGTTCCCGCGGCGGGGACGCCCGCAGGGGTGTCCTCGGACGACGCCGTGCGCCGGCTCACCGAGCTCGCTCTGCTGTGCTGCGAGGTCGATCCCGCAGTCCCCGGCGCGACAGGCGCCGGCCAGAACCCGGTCGACGAGGCCCTCTGGGAGGCCTTCCCCGATCTCCCTGCCGGGCTGACCGATCGCACACGCCGGTCCATCCGCCCCTTCGATCACGAGACACGCACCATGGAGACCGTCGTAGCCTCGGCGCTCGGGCCCGTGCGCATCCTCAAGGGCGCGCCCGAGGCGGTCATCACGGCCTGCACGAACGTGTCCGACGAGGACCGCGGCGCCCTTGACGAGCTGTTTCGTCGGGGTGCACGCGTGGTCGCCGTTGCGAGCGGGCCGGCCTCCGCGGACGGGACGCACGACGCCGCCGCGCCTCTCACGCTCGACGGCTTCCTGAGCTTCTTCGACAGGCCCAAGGCGGACGCCCGGGCGTCGCTCGCGAGGCTCGCCAGCCTCGCGGTGGACCTCAAGGTCGCCACGGGAGACAACGCGCTCGTGGCCGAGCACGTCGTCTCTGTGCTCAAGATGGACCCCGGAACCACCCTGACCGGCACCGAGATCGAGGCGATGGACGACGACGCCCTCGCCGCCGCCGCGCCCGGCGCGCGGATCTTCGCTCGAGTCTCCCCGGAGCAGAAGGCCCGCATCGTGACGGTCCTGCGGCGCACGCACTCCGTCGGGTTCCTCGGCGACGGCGTCAACGACGCCCTCGCGCTCAACCGCGCCGACGTCGGCATTTCCGTCGATTCGGCGACGGACGTCGCGAAGGATGCGGCCGACGTCGTGCTCCTCGAGAAGGACCTCGACGTCCTCGCCGACGGCGTCATGGGCGGCCGGCGCATCTTCGCCAACACGATCAAGTACCTGCTCATGGGCACGAGCAGCAACTTCGGCAACATGTTCTCTGCGGCCACAGCGAGCGCCTTCCTGAGCTTCCTGCCCATGCTGCCCGGTCAGATCCTGCTCAACAATCTGCTCTACGACTCGAGCCAGCTCGCCATCCCGACCGACGAGGTGGATCGCGAGCAGCTGCGCAAGCCCGCGCATTGGGACATCGCCGGGATCCGGCGCTTCATGATCGCCTTCGGCCCGATCTCATCGCTGTTCGACTTCGCTACGTTCGGCCTCATGCTGTGGGTGTTCCAGGCCGCGCCCGAGGAGTTCCGGGCGGGCTGGTTCGTCGAGTCGCTCGCGACCCAGACCCTTATCGTCTTCGTGATCCGCACGCGGCGCATCCCCTTCCTGCGCAGCCGGGCCTCGGCCGCGCTCACCGCGAGCGTCCTGACCGTAGTGGCGATCGGCGCCATCCTGCCGTACACACCCATCGGCGACGTCGTGGGATTCCGGCCGCTCCCGGCAGACTTCTTCCTGGCGCTCGTGGGCATGGTGCTCCTGTACCTCGTGCTCGTGGAGACGGCCAAGCACTTCTATTACAGGGCCGAGGACGCCCGGGCGGCCCGCGAGGCGCCGACCCGGGCTAAGGAGTTCGCGGCCGCGAAGGCCGTGGGCCTGCACCACGGCCACGCGCGGGTCCGCCGCCGCGCCGCGCCTTTCGTTGTCCACACTGGCAGGCCGCGGTTCCGCCGCCCGCCCGTGAACGGGCGGGCGGCCGGGCCCCGCTGA